A part of Candidatus Hydrogenedens sp. genomic DNA contains:
- a CDS encoding DUF1559 domain-containing protein, protein MKKGFTLIELLVVIAIIGILAAILLPALARAREAARRSSCQNNLKQWGIVMKMYANETKGERFPRILVRNGADPIFRDCDSADPTLGPYHTSLFIAMGPDPTTLYPEYCTDPAIVFCPSDAQSTMNDVTNDETGEITFGTLCNDANYGAGAIDESYLYLGWVFDRAETNQTPMTLPAISPWLSEPLTGPAQLVQFITNTVIPLLATPANWANYIDKDVNVDPGNGNGGGSVIYRLREGIERFLITDINNPSASAQAQSSVWIMFDHVATSPEGFNHIPGGSNVLYMDGHVEFVRYIAEDPANPTGASKAPVNPAIAQVVGLVYRW, encoded by the coding sequence ATGAAGAAAGGTTTTACTCTCATCGAACTACTTGTTGTCATCGCTATCATCGGTATTCTTGCTGCAATTCTTTTGCCTGCATTGGCAAGAGCCCGAGAAGCAGCAAGACGCTCAAGTTGTCAAAACAATCTTAAACAGTGGGGTATTGTTATGAAAATGTATGCGAACGAAACCAAAGGAGAAAGGTTCCCTCGAATCTTGGTTCGCAATGGAGCAGACCCTATATTTAGAGATTGTGATTCTGCTGACCCTACATTGGGACCGTACCATACCAGTTTATTTATAGCAATGGGTCCTGACCCTACTACACTGTATCCTGAGTATTGTACAGACCCAGCAATTGTATTTTGTCCTTCTGATGCACAAAGTACTATGAATGATGTTACAAATGATGAAACAGGGGAAATTACATTTGGGACTTTGTGTAATGATGCCAACTACGGTGCTGGTGCAATTGATGAAAGTTACCTGTATTTAGGTTGGGTATTTGACCGTGCAGAAACGAATCAGACCCCAATGACACTTCCTGCTATTTCACCCTGGTTAAGCGAGCCTTTAACAGGACCTGCACAATTGGTCCAATTCATAACAAATACAGTTATACCACTTTTAGCAACACCCGCTAACTGGGCAAATTATATAGATAAAGATGTGAATGTTGACCCTGGTAATGGGAATGGTGGAGGGTCAGTGATTTATCGTCTTCGTGAAGGGATAGAACGGTTCTTGATTACCGATATTAATAATCCTTCTGCCTCAGCACAAGCACAGAGTTCTGTGTGGATTATGTTTGACCATGTTGCCACATCACCCGAAGGATTCAATCATATCCCTGGTGGTTCCAATGTGCTATATATGGATGGACATGTTGAGTTTGTTCGCTATATTGCAGAAGACCCTGCCAATCCAACAGGAGCCAGTAAGGCACCTGTCAATCCAGCAATTGCTCAAGTTGTAGGGCTTGTCTATCGTTGGTAG